A single genomic interval of Coccidioides posadasii str. Silveira chromosome 1, complete sequence harbors:
- the TRP5 gene encoding tryptophan synthetase (EggNog:ENOG410PFFQ~COG:E~BUSCO:2210at33183) has translation MEGIKQTFAQCKREGRSALVAYVTAGYPRPDETVDIILGMEEGGADIIELGVPFTDPIADGPTIQRANTQALQHGVTITSVLEMVRQARDRGLRAPVLLMGYYNPLLRYGEEKILKTAKAAGINGFIMVDLPPEEAVRFRDLCKKEGLSYVPLIAPATSDSRMRLLCSIADSFIYVVSRMGVTGATGRLSTGLPELLARVHSYSGNIPAAVGFGVSTREHFLNVQEIAEGVVIGSQMITVLGEAPEGQRAQKIKEYCSSITGRTVDRSKLSEPFTREIGLTEALAEAQEPTGAQVDKVIKEGSSPGPGLVDQLEALNVTGNPAAIPARFGEFGGQYVPESLMDCLAELEAGFNEAKNDPKFWEEYRSYYPYMGRPSNLHFAQRLTEHAGGANIYIKREDLNHTGSHKINNALGQVLLAKRLGKTRIIAETGAGQHGVATATVCAKFGMECVVYMGAEDVRRQALNVFRMKLLGASVVAVEAGSRTLRDAVNEALRAWVVDLETTHYIIGSAIGPHPFPTIVRTFQSVIGEETKQQMKELTGRLPDAVVACVGGGSNAVGMFYPFADDLSVKLLGVEAGGDGIETGKHSATLSGGTKGVLHGVRTYVLQDEHGQISETHSISAGLDYPGVGPELSSWKDTSRAEFIAATDAQALIGFRTIAELEGIIPALESSHAVYGVIELAKKMGKGKNIVLNLSGRGDKDVQSVADALPVIGPKIGWDLRF, from the exons ATGGAGGGCATAAAGCAGACATTTGCACAATGCAAGCGAGAGGGACGCTCTGCGCTGGTTGCGTATGTCACCGCGGGGTATCCCCGCCCTGACGAAACCGTTGATATCATATTGGGCATGGAAGAGGGTGGAGCCG ATATCATCGAGCTCGGTGTGCCCTTTACAGATCCCATTGCCGATGGCCCCACCATCCAGCGCGCGAACACTCAGGCGTTGCAACATGGTGTTACTATCACTTCTGTGCTTGAAATGGTTCGCCAGGCGAGGGATCGGGGATTGAGAGCTCCCGTGCTGCTTATGGGCTACTACAACCCGCTCTTGCGATATGGCGAGGAAAAGATACTGAAAACCGCTAAAGCCGCCGGGATCAATGGCTTCATTATGGTTGATCTGCCACCAGAGGAAGCCGTTCGATTTAGAGATCTATGCAAGAAGGAAGG GCTCTCGTATGTCCCTCTGATTGCCCCTGCTACCTCAGACTCCCGAATGAGACTACTCTGCAGCATCGCCGATTCTTTTATCTATGTTGTGTCGAGAATGGGTGTCACTGGCGCCACGGGTCGACTAAGTACGGGCCTTCCAGAGCTTCTGGCACGAGTTCACAGCTATTCCGGAAATATACCAGCTGCTGTTGGTTTCGGCGTGAGCACGAGGGAGCATTTCCTGAACGTCCAAGAAATTGCGGAGGGTGTCGTTATCGGAAGCCAAATGATCACCGTGCTGGGTGAAGCACCTGAAGGCCAGAGAGCCCAGAAGATCAAAGAGTACTGTTCAAGCATCACGGGAAGGACGGTTGATCGGAGCAAGCTGTCAGAGCCGTTCACGAGGGAAATTGGCCTCACTGAGGCACTGGCAGAAGCGCAGGAACCCACGGGGGCACAAGTCGACAAAGTTATCAAGGAGGGTTCCAGCCCAGGACCGGGGCTCGTTGACCAGCTCGAGGCTCTTAATGTGACCGGGAATCCAGCTGCGATCCCAGCACGCTTTGGAGAGTTTGGTGGGCAATATGTTCCGGAGTCACTCATGGATTGTCTCGCTGAACTGGAGGCTGGATTTAACGAAGCCAAGAATGATCCTAAATTCTGGGAAGAATATCGCTCGTACTACCCTTACATGGGACGTCCCAGTAATCTGCATTTCGCTCAGCGCCTCACCGAACACGCTGGGGGCGCTAACATTTACATCAAGCGAGAAGATCTAAATCATACAGGAAGTCACAAAATCAATAACGCACTCGGCCAAGTTTTGCTTGCAAAGCGTCTTGGAAAGACCAGAATCATTGCCGAAACTGGAGCAGGCCAGCACGGTGTAGCTACCGCAACTGTGTGCGCAAAATTTGGCATGGAGTGTGTTGTTTACATGGGTGCAGAGGACGTCCGTCGACAGGCGCTCAATGTGTTCCGCATGAAGCTTCTCGGGGCGTCCGTGGTAGCTGTTGAAGCTGGCTCTCGGACACTCCGTGACGCCGTCAACGAAGCACTTCGTGCCTGGGTCGTCGATCTCGAAACTACACACTACATCATCGGCTCAGCGATTGGCCCTCATCCCTTCCCGACTATCGTTCGTACATTCCAGTCGGTAATCGGTGAAGAGACGAAGCAGCAAATGAAGGAGCTAACAGGCAGACTCCCCGATGCCGTGGTTGCTTGTGTCGGCGGAGGTAGCAATGCTGTTGGCATGTTCTATCCCTTCGCGGACGATCTTAGCGTCAAACTGCTGGGTGTCGAAGCTGGAGGCGACGGAATTGAAACGGGAAAGCACTCGGCGACTCTCTCTGGAGGAACCAAAGGTGTTCTTCACGGCGTGCGAACCTACGTTCTCCAGGACGAACACGGCCAGATCTCCGAAACTCACTCCATTTCGGCTGGTCTAGACTATCCCGGCGTCGGGCCGGAATTAAGTTCTTGGAAAGACACCTCGAGAGCCGAGTTCATTGCTGCCACAGACGCTCAGGCTCTTATTGGTTTCCGGACTATTGCCGAGTTGGAAGGCATTATTCCCGCCCTGGAATCGTCCCACGCAGTGTACGGCGTGATCGAGCTTGCAAAGAAGATGGGCAAGGGGAAGAACATTGTCCTGAATTTGAGTGGCCGGGGCGACAAGGATGTGCAGAGTGTCGCTGATGCTTTGCCCGTCATTGGGCCAAAGATTGGATGGGATTTGAGATTTTAA
- a CDS encoding uncharacterized protein (EggNog:ENOG410PI13~COG:K~BUSCO:3232at33183) translates to MSMSTYEKCQPTDLLDYDGTTGALYQGALPAYAQAPYSGQLFTPVLESHPVSDDESIHYVGNRGYAGSPFDFPRSPSLEASTRPPPEVVSFDPANGAEGTKLTVQIQSTLDIINPVPWSFTLIFGSSRCECSVALVGVQKVLFQYALTVDVPPFSSTESTSSSIPVQLVMEDPEGPTTHMVQIGAFSYEQSVQAVSPGSRKRKMSCGSDDISSSNSAPVKQLRTKDSPRSSVYAESSLSASPYSAYLPTPASMTGYPANGQRVPSPLPPTQLDVYANVSQSRIKAPSPLASSWSPAFPDSTIADFNPRYNMTPLSQTTELPLSVRTGQNPTLIRTSTIQQSLAGSGAVSQNQSFNPYAMYPTKAVLKLNGDLDSMADNWSKDEQEVQRRLVQFTRHQTGSSIHADFAPVAPADRAPNSICISCIYWAGKKECYVTSVDTIYLLESLVGVRFTVEEKNRIRRNLEGFRPLTVSKAKAESEEFFKVIMGFPNPKPRNIEKDVKVFPWRILAHALKKIIGKYSASYSSTAGTLQAPLASNYPVNVNVNGQLDYPAGSSQRIVDVSSALGVPPQFRAQVYGNNQMAVASPMRAVVPSIDNQHAAYQFHRAQQQQVSSPALIPRHGSFDFNNFVTSSPSSTHPAPQDLPYSYSGNFTTVGRDANHSSYPPSHPGGGV, encoded by the exons ATGTCCATGTCGACTTACGAGAAGTGTCAACCAACCGATCTGTTAG ACTATGATGGAACGACAGGAGCTCTCTATCAAGGCGCGTTGCCGGCATATGCCCAAGCGCCATACTCTGGGCAACTTTTCACTCCCGTTCTTGAAAGTCATCCCGTTTCAGACGATGAAAGTATCCACTATGTAGGTAATAGAGGATATGCCGGCTCCCCCTTTGATTTCCCGCGCTCTCCGAGCTTAGAGGCGTCCACACGGCCACCACCTGAAGTTGTTAGCTTCGACCCAGCCAATGGGGCGGAAGGCACAAAATTGACAGTCCAAATACAGTCAACTTTGGACATTATCAACCCGGTTCCGTGGTCGTTTACTTTGATATTTGGATCCTCACGCTGTGAATGCTCTGTGGCCCTTGTAGGTGTCCAGAAAGTTCTGTTCCAATACGCCCTTACAGTCGATGTACCACCGTTCTCCTCAACAGAATCGACTTCTTCTTCAATCCCTGTTCAGTTAGTAATGGAGGACCCTGAGGGACCCACAACTCACATGGTGCAAATCGGTGCCTTTAGTTATGAACAGTCCGTTCAAGCTGTTTCTCCAGGGTCTcggaagagaaagatgtcTTGCGGCTCAGATGACATTTCCTCCTCGAACTCGGCGCCAGTGAAACAATTGAGAACCAAAGACAGCCCAAGAAGTTCAGTCTACGCCGAAAGTAGTTTGTCAGCATCCCCCTACTCGGCCTATCTTCCTACTCCGGCATCGATGACGGGCTATCCTGCCAACGGCCAGCGCGTTCCTTCGCCGCTTCCCCCAACGCAGCTAGATGTCTATGCCAACGTTTCTCAATCTAGAATCAAAGCCCCATCCCCTCTGGCGTCATCTTGGAGCCCAGCCTTTCCAGACAGCACCATTGCAGACTTCAACCCTCGATATAATATGACGCCGCTCTCTCAAACCACGGAATTGCCTCTCTCTGTTAGGACTGGTCAAAACCCGACTCTCATCCGAACTTCTACAATTCAACAATCGCTCGCAGGTTCCGGAGCAGTATCTCAAAACCAGTCTTTTAACCCTTATGCGATGTATCCCACAAAGGCAGTTCTCAAGTTGAATGGCGACCTTGACTCCATGGCAGATAACTGGTCGAAAGATGAACAGGAAGTTCAAAGACGACTTGTACAATTCACGCGTCATCAAACTGGCAGCAGTATCCATGCGGATTTCGCTCCCGTAGCGCCTGCTGATCGTGCTCCCAACAGTATCTGTATCAGCTGCATTTACTGGGCTGGCAAGAAAGAGTGCTATGTGACCAGCGTTGACACCATCTACCTGCTTGAATCGCTTGTCGGAGTTAGATTTACCGTGGAAGAGAAGAACCGGATTCGTAGGAATCTTGAGGGTTTCCGCCCGTTGACCGTTTCGAAGGCAAAAGCGGAGAGCGAAGAGTTCTTCAAAGTCATCATGGGCTTCCCGAACCCGAAACCGCGAAATATTGAGAAGGACGTCAAGGTGTTTCCATGGAGAATTCTAGCTCATGCATTGAAGAAGATTATTGGAAAATAC TCTGCCAGTTACTCTTCAACAGCAGGAACTCTTCAAGCGCCCCTGGCTTCAAACTATCCCGTCAATGTCAATGTTAACGGCCAGTTGGACTATCCTGCCGGATCTTCACAGCGTATTGTCGACGTTTCTAGTGCTCTAGGTGTACCTCCACAGTTCCGCGCTCAGGTTTATGGCAACAATCAAATGGCGGTAGCCTCACCAATGCGTGCTGTTGTGCCTTCCATCGACAATCAGCACGCGGCCTATCAATTCCATCGCGCCCAGCAACAACAAGTGTCGTCGCCAGCCTTGATCCCGCGTCACGGTTCCTTTGATTTCAACAACTTTGTCACCTCTAGCCCTTCTTCCACTCACCCGGCCCCTCAAGACCTGCCGTACTCCTATTCTGGAAACTTCACAACTGTTGGCCGAGACGCCAATCACTCGTCCTACCCTCCCAGTCATCCAGGCGGCGGTGTCTAA